Part of the Candidatus Saccharimonadales bacterium genome, AGTGCCCATTTTTACACCGTGGCCTTCGTTGGCTCGATAAGCCTACCGTTTTTTGTCAGCTCCGGAGCAGTGCACGCAGCGAGGTTAAAGCAGCAGGGTCGCCGCTTGCCTGATTTTAGTTTCGAGATGGACACTTCGACCCGCCGTGCACGAGTCTCCGTAATACTGGTTGCGTTAACCCATCGTACCCATTCCCAGCGCGCCATTGGTGTGATTTTAGTCCATAAATCTTGAACGCTAGGTGGGGCGACAGCCAAAGCCTTTGAAAAGTCATCCGGTATATCTGGCTCCGGCCAGTCTTTACTCGGCGTAATTTCGAGCGCTACGGAATCGCCCGCACTCACACCAATATCTTTCTGCAGCTTTTCATCAACCTTGAACCAATGACCCCATTTTCCGTCCGGCTCTAATACTTTTTGCAAGTCATGGCCATTGATTGTTCCTCTTACCATCACCTGCCCACGCGACGGCAGTTTTATGCTCGCGCTATCGGGCAAATGCAAAATAGTCCACTCGCCGATCGTGTACAA contains:
- a CDS encoding YdeI/OmpD-associated family protein, whose amino-acid sequence is MKAKSRRTEIPTISFETTLYTIGEWTILHLPDSASIKLPSRGQVMVRGTINGHDLQKVLEPDGKWGHWFKVDEKLQKDIGVSAGDSVALEITPSKDWPEPDIPDDFSKALAVAPPSVQDLWTKITPMARWEWVRWVNATSITETRARRVEVSISKLKSGKRRPCCFNLAACTAPELTKNGRLIEPTKATV